A segment of the Vagococcus hydrophili genome:
AAATATTTTTTGCTCCAAGCATCTCCTCTTCAGTTCTCAGCCCAATTCGTCCCATCCCTGTATCGATCTTCAAATGAATACTAATGGGTGACTGAATCCTTTCATTGACTTCTTTCAACCACTCTAAATTTGTAGCAGTTACTGTTATTTGATTTTTGGCTGCGATTTCGATATACGCAGAGTTCACATAACCTAGCACTAAGATAGGACCGTTAATGTTAGCTTGTCGTAACTCTAAAGCTTCATCTAGATTAGAAACACATAAACCACTTGCTCCTGCGTCTAATGCGGCTTGAGCGGTCTCAACAGCACCATGCCCATAGCCGTTTGCTTTAACAACAGCAAACAGTTCTTTACTCTCATCTAAACGTTTTATTTCTTCACGGACATTGTGTTTCACACAATCTAAATCTATCACAACTCGACTTGGTCGATAATTACTTGGTATCATTTAACTTCCTTCTTCCATTTTTCTTGTTCTAATTTATTGTACCATAGTATTTTTTATAACTTTTATTAGTCAATCTATATTAAAAAAGACTTAACAAAACTGTTAAGTCTTTTCCTAATTTTTAGGTGCCACACCGATAGCTACAGCTTTTTCACCGAGATGAGTACCAACAACAGGTCCAAAATCACAAATAACAACATCTAACGTAGGATGCTTATCTAATAAACTTTGCTCCACTTGTTTGGCCACTTCTAAGTTATTACAATGAATCACATAAAATGAACTATCTTGTGGTTGGCTTTTTATTTCATTTAACACAATATCTTCCACACGATTTAAAGCTTTCTTTTGTGAACGAATCTTTTCACTTAAAATAATGTCCCCATCTCTAAAACAAAGAACAGGCTTAATCTTTAGTAACGTTCCAATAATCGCCGCGCCATTTTTTAATCGTCCGCCACGAACTAAATGGTTTAAATCATCTACAACGATATAACCTTCAACTTTTTTTCTAACTTCTGTTAATTTCTCAATAATGACATCTGGGGTCATTCCGTCTTCTTCAACCATTTCAAGAGCAATTTCGACCATTTTCCCCATCGGACCACTTGTTAATAAGGAATCAAATGGATATACGTTAACACTCTCAACTTCTTTTGAAATACTTTTTAAGGAACTAATAAAACCAGAGATACCAGATGACATATGAATACTAACTACCGCATCATATCCCTCTTTAGCAATGTTATCGTATAATTCAAAAAGTTCACCAATGGATGGTTGAGATGTTTTCGGAAAAGTCTTTGCGTTGTTTAATAAATCGTAGAAGCCATCTACATGAATATCTATTCCTTCTTTGTACATCGTATCATCAATAATTAATGGTACTGGGACAATAAATAAATCTTCACGACGACGATAGTCATCTTTTAAAAAAACGGTGCTATCAGTGACGACTGCAATTTTCATCTATAATTCCTCAATTCTTTTGTCTTTCGGGCAAAATATACCTAGCATCCATTATAGAGTTCTCTTTTCTTAAAGTAAAGAAAAACTATCACAAATTATTTATTAAAAAAGTTTTTAATCGCTTGCCCATTGGCTTGTGTGTCGATTTCTAACACGCTTCCTGCATGGTCATAGTAACCGTCGCTCCACGTTCCTTCAACAGGTACTGTTAAAATTTCTAATGGTTTGTGTTTACTAAACAAATAACTCATTCCTGATTTTGGATAAAAACCAAAAGGGATATCGGTCTGTGTATACCCTTGGACTTTTCCAACTGCCTCTGGGAAACGCCAAGCATTGAGTGGATTTAGTCCCTGTTGTAATAAAGCAGACATCACTTGTTGCTGACGTCTCACTCGACCAAAATCACTTTCCGCGTCTTTTCTAAATCTGGCATATTGAAGAGCCTCTTCACCGCTCATTTTTTGAGGGCCTTTTTTAATCACAGTTCCTTCGACTTCCAAATCTTTCTCGGCATCAATTTTTAAACCGGACGGAGCTAGTGTATCCACAATTTTAGGAAATGATTCAAAATTAACAATCGCATAATACTGAATCGGAATTCCAAAATTATCTTTAATCGTTTTTCGAACTAATTCTGGTCCACCATAAGAATAAGCCGCATTAATTTTATTATTTTCTGGACCACTATCCGTCGGAATCGTGACAAAAGTATCCCTCATAATAGAAACTAACTTGGGTTGTTTGGTTTTATTGTCATAATGAGCAATCATAATCGAATCTGAACGACCTTGATCTTCCCCACGAGAATCACTTCCTAATAGAAGAATATTAGTTGAACCATCTCCACTTTTTTCACCTGAAAAATGCCCTACATCTGCTTGCTTATTGTTCTTATCAAATTTCGTTGACATTAAACCTTTCATATAACCAAAAGCCGTTAAACCGATTAGAATTAAAAGAATCCAGACAATAAGTCGTTTCTTTTTTCTTTTCTTTTTCGGTTTATTCTTTTTACCCTTTGGCATTGTTGGTTCTGCTGTCGTCTTATTTGGTATCACTTGTTGCTTTTTATCATTTGTTTGTTTTTTCTTTGCTTCTTTTTCCTGTTCTTCTTGACGCCTACGGTCCATTCTCGTCATATCAGCCATAAAAACACCTCTTTATTTATACTCTAAATATAAGGATAAGCTATTTTAAAACAATTTAACACTAAAATTGTTTTATCTTATATCTTTTTTAGATATACATCATAACTACCAAAATTTTTAACAGTTCCGCCTAATGCTTCTATTTCTTGAATCGCCGAATCAATTAGAAAAGAATCTTTAGCCTTAATATCGAGTAAAAAGAAATAATCCCCTAGTTTTGTTTTTAAAGGACGAGACTCTATTTTGGTTAAATCAATTTCTCGCCAACTGAATGCTGAAAGAATCTTATGTAAATTACCAGGTTGATTTTGCTTCATGGAAACAGTCATTGTTTGGCGACATAATTCCTTTTTTAATGAACCTTTCTTTAATGCTTCTTTACCTAAAACCCAAAACCTTGTTTGATTATTAGGAATATCCTGAATTTTTTCTTTCACGATACTCAAACCATACCGCACTGCTGCTTCTTTTGAGGCAATAGCACCCATTTTTTTATTAGGATTGTCATAAAGCCATTCTGCTGCTTGAGTCGTTGAATCACTCACTTCTTGTTTTGCTTCTGGCAACCATTCACTTAAAAACTCTTGCGTCTGGGCTAATGCTTGGGGATGAGATCTGACTGTATCAATCCCTCTCCATTCCTCACTGAAATTTGGATGAACCATCAAATTTTGGTTTATCGGAAGAATCACTTCTGCTTGAATCAAATGAGTTGAATGATGGAAAATGAAATCTAATGTTTGATTGACCGTTCCTTCAATACTATTTTCAATAGGAACCACTGCATAATCAATATTGCCTGATTCTAAATTCTTGAGACAAGAGACAATGGTTGGATATGCTGCAGTGGTTTCTTTATCAAAAAGAAAGGTTGTCGCTGAGTAGGTAAATGAATCAACTGGACCTAAATAACCAACTTTCATATCTATTACCTCCCGACTTTGTTTAAAATTTCTTGAGCAATTTGCGTAATTGATTTGTGCGTCACATCGATGACATAGTTAGCGGCATCATGGTAAGACTGTTCTCTAATTTTATATAAACTAATAATTTCTGATTCTTTTTTTTGATTAGCTAAGGGCCTTTGATTTGTTTTATCCCTCGATATTCGCTCAATTAACACATTAATATCACCTTTTAGAAAAAAAACGTTAGATTGACGATTAATTAGTTCTGCACTTTTAGGATAAGTTAATATACCGCCACCTGTTGCGATGATTTGATTAGACAAGAGATTCTCTTTAAGAACTTCAAATTCTCGTTCTCTAAAACCAGCTTCGCCTTCCTCTTCAAAAATTTCAGGGATACTTTTCCCTGCAACATCAGCAATTAACTGATCTACTTCTACCAAGTTAATGTTTAACAGTTTACTTAATTCTTTACCCACACTCGATTTTCCAGAACCCATAAAACCAATTAAGATAATGGATTCCATTAGACTTCACTCATTAAACTATCTAAGTCTTCAAAGAAATTAGGATAAGAAACGGATACAGCTTCACTTTTATCGAGAACAACATCGCCCTCTTCAACTAAAAGTGCTGCCACTTGAAGCATCATTCCAATTCGGTGATCTCCGTAACTTGTAACATTTCCAGCATGGAGTTTTTCTCCTCCATGGATAATCAAACCGTCTTCTGTGGGCTCAATCTTAGCACCTAATTTACTTAATTCATCAGCAACCGCTTGAATACGGTCCGTTTCTTTGACTCTTAATTCTTCGGCATCTTTAATAATCGTAGTGCCTTTGGCTTGTGTCGCAAGTAGGGCAATAATCGGTAACTCATCAATTAAGCGCGGGATAATATCCCCACTAATTTCCGTTGCCACTAACTCGCTTGATTCCACAATAATCGTTCCTGATTCGTTTTCTTCATCTACGTCAACAATCTCTATTTGACCACCCATTGATTTAACGACATCAATGATTCCTGTTCTTGTTTGACTTAAACCAACATTTTTTAAAACAACTCGACTATTTGGGATAATTAATCCAGCTACAATAAAGAAAGCTGCTGATGAGATATCTCCTGGTACAACAACCTGTTGCCCTGTAAATTCTTGTCCACCATTTAAACGAATGACTTTTTCATCCACTTCTATTTCTCCGCCAAATTGTTTAATCATAACTTCTGTATGGTTACGGGTTTTTTCTTTTTCTATTAGTGTTGTTTCACCCTTTGCAAAAAGAGCCGCAAATAAAAGAGCCGATTTAACTTGAGCACTTGCAACTGGTAACTTATATTCAATCGCCTGAATTTTATTATTACCTTTAATCACGACTGGCGGAAATTCTGTTTCAGAATCTCCTTCGATAGCCACACCCATTTCTTGTAGTGGCAACATCACACGGTTCATTGGTCGTTTCTGAATCGAAGCATCCCCTGTTAAGGTTACATCAAAACTTTGCCCTGCTAAAATTCCCATTAACAAACGAATGGTCGTACCTGAATTACCAACATCTAATGTTTTCTGGGGATCTTTTAAGCCTGTTAGACCTTGACCTTCAATAGTAATGGTTGTTCCATCATCGTGAATTGGAACGCCCATTTGTTTGAATATTTTTAATGTATCTAAGCAATCATCTGCTCTTAAAAAATGAGTAATGGTTGTCGTGCCTTTAGCTAAAGAGCCGAACATGATGCTTCTATGAGAGATAGACTTATCTCCTGGAACACTGATTTCACCATTTAAGGACGAAGCATTTATTTTTAATTTCATTTTTTTCCTCCTAATTGATCAAACTACTATAAGCCGTTTGCTGATTAATAACTGTTTGAGCTTGTTTTAATTCTTTTTCATTTTTAAAAGAGATGCATAAAATCCCGAAAATATCATCTCTGGTTTCCATAATTTTGATATTAATTAAACTAATCTGCTCTTTTGCTAAAATCCCAGTTACTTCGGCAATGGCACCTGGATAGTCTGGTACATTGACATATAAATCATGGAAAGCTGGTATACTACCTTCTTTATGGACGGGGATATCATCCCGAATTTTTTTAGCTAGATCGAAAAAATCATACAGTTTCTGCCAATTTTTTTCTTCAATTGTTCTTTTTAAATTTCCAAGAGACACTAGCCATTTATCAAGTTCTCCTACTAATACTTCTTGATTACTAACTGAGATATCCGCCCACATCTTAGCATCCGATGAAGCAATTCGGGTGATATCTCTAAAACCACCTGCTGCTAGTTTTTTAGCCATGGGAAAATCACCAATTAACTGATCCGCTTGATGAACGAGTTCAGCAGCTATAATATGAGGTGTATGACTTAAAATACCAGTCATTTCATCGTGTTCATTCGCTGTTAGTTGGATAAATTTAGCTTTAGTTCCCCTTAATAAAACGTGTAAATCCGCTACTGATTGCTTATTTTTTTCAGATGAAGGCACTAAAATATAGTAAGCATTTTCAAATAAATTTTTATCTGCTGCTAAAAATCCCGATTTATGTGAACCTGCCATCGGATGTCCACCAACAAATTGATACCCCTTTGATGTTAGCAGTGTAGACTGATTCATGATTTCTTTTTTAGTACTTCCAACATCTGTGATTAAAACATCTGATTTTAGATTAAATGAAGATATTTCTTCCATTATTTTTAGTGTCACAGAGACAGGTGTACATAAGAAAATCACGTCAGCCGCTTCACTGGCTTTTTGTAAATCCATTTCCCAGTCATCAATAATTTGAGCAGATGTTGCTCCTTCTAACTCTTCTTGATTCAAACTAAATCCTGTCACTCGAAGATCTTCGTTACTTTCTTTTAAACAAAGGGCGATAGAAGATCCTATCAGCCCTATGCCAATCATTAATACATTTTTCATTATCCTATACTCCTTTCTTTAGTAATTTAGAGTATAGTCGCGATAACGTTTAACCTCCTGCTTCATTCTCTCAAATGAATCACTTTCAAATTTATCCAACATGGCTTTAGCAATCTCAATCGTTACCATGGCTTCTGCTACAACACATGCTGCTGGAACAGCCGAACTATCTGAACGCTCTACACTCGCTTTGTAAGGTTCTTTTGTGTCAATATTTACCGATTGAAGTGGTTTATATAGCGTTGGAATTGGTTTCATTACCCCACGAACAACCACTGGCATCCCATTTGTCATACCGCCTTCAAAGCCACCTAAATTATTGCTTGTTCTGGTATAACCTGTTTCTTTACTCCAGACAATTTCATCCATCACTTCACTACCATAAAGTCTAGCAGCTTCAAAACCGACACCAAACTCAACTCCTTTAAAGGCATTGATTGAAACGACAGCTTGAGCAATTTTCCCGTCTAATTTTTGATCCCATTGAGTATAGCTACCTAATCCAATTGGCACGCCTCCGACAACGACTTCAACAACGCCACCAATGGTATTCCCTTCTTTTTTCGTTGCATCAATTTTTTCTTTCATGGCTTCTTCAATTTTAGGATCCACACATCTCACAGCTGAACTTTCAGCTTTATCTCTAATTTCAGCAACAGTCATTGTTTCTGGTATTTCACCACGAACACCACCGATTTCTAACACATGCCCTGCTACATCAATCTCTAATTCTTTCAACATTTGCTTACAAATAGCTGCAATAGCCACGCGCATGGTTGTTTCTCTAGCTGATGATCTCTCTAAAACATTTCTTAAATCGTCATGTTCATATTTAATTCCACCAACCAAATCCGCATGTCCCGGTCTAGGTTTAGCTAAACGACGCATTTTTTTTGCTCGGTCATCGACTGGTTCAATGCCCATAACCGTTTCCCAATTTTTAAAATCATCATTTTTCACGATTAAGGTCACAGGTGAACCCAGTGTTTTTCCATGTCTAATTCCCGAAGTGATTTCGACTGTATCTGTTTCAATCAACATGCGACCACCACGTCCGTAGCCACCTTGTCTTCTTTTTAATTCATGATTAATTTCTTCAACTGAAATACTAATCCCCGCTGGTAGACCATCAATAATCGCTGTTAATTCTGGTCCATGTGATTCTCCTGCTGTAAAATAACGCATACTCATTCCCCCAATTTATTTTTCTAAGTACTGTTTCATTTCTTCTATTCTAATGGTCTCTATTTTAGCTTGTCCGATTTTTTCTAATAGAATAATCCGAATGTTGGAACCCTGTGTTTTTTTGTCATGAGTTAAGGCTTCATACAATTTTTCTTCTTCCCACTCTTCTAAACTCGTGGGTAAATTAAATTTAGCCAACATTTCCACTAGCTCAGATAAAATTCCTGCTGGCATTGTTTTTAGTTTCTCTGCCTGTTTGGTCATTTGACACATCCCTATGGCCACAGCTTCACCGTGAGTCACAACCCCAAAACCTTTTGTTTGTTCCACAGCATGCCCGATTGTATGCCCAAAGTTTAAAATCAGACGATTCCCTGTATCAAATTCATCTTCTTCTACCACTTTTCGTTTAACCTGACAACAGGCATAAATGATTTCTTCTGAATAATTTAAAACATCTTGATCGTCTTTTATTTTTTCTAATAAATGCCATAAATTAATATCTGCAATCGCAGCTGATTTCACCACTTCTGCCATACCTTCTCGGACTCTTCGATCTTCTAAAGTTAATAAAGTATTAGGGTCAATCAACACCCCATCTGGTTGAGCAAATGTCCCTACTAGATTTTTAGCGACACTCGTGTTAACTGCTGTTTTACCACCAATACTACTATCAACTTGCGCCAAAAGTGTTGTTGGTATTTGTAAAAAATGAAGTCCCCTCATATATGTTGATGCTACAAACGCTCCTAAATCGCCTATCACACCACCGCCAAGAATAATGACACCATCTCTTCTCGTCATTCCTTTTTCTGCTAGATAGTGATAGATTTTTTCAGCCGTCGCTAAATTCTTACTCGTTTCTCCTGGCGGAACTGTTATTAAAGAGACATCAAAACCAGCTTCACGGATTGATTTTCCAACTTGTTCTCCGTAAAGTCCTGCCACTGTCTCGTCTGAAATAATCACTATTTTTTGAGGTTCCCAAAGTGATTTAACCCATGTCCCGACATGAGCTAAACCTCCTTTTTCAATTAATAAATCATACATCTTATTTGGTAATGTCACACTTAACTTCATTTTTTACACCTCTAGATTTTTTCTCTAATTTTTTTGATTTCTTTCATGGTATTTTCCATCACATGAATTTGTTCCATCATATTCATGTAACGTTTTTCGTTTAGAGATTGTTGTCCATCTGACCAAGCGTTGTTTGGATCTGGATGAATCTCAACAATCATACCTGAAGCGCCTGCCGCAATTCCTGCAACAGCCATTGGTGTCACGTAATCCCAAACACCTACACCGTGACTTGGGTCTACAATAATTGGGAAGTGGCTTAATTTTTGAATGACTGGTACTGCACTTAAATCCATTGTATTACGAGTCGCTGTTTCGTAAGTTCTAATCCCACGTTCAACGAAAATAACTTTTTGATTACCTGTTGCTGCAATGTATTCAGCTGCGTTTAACCATTCATCAATCGTTCCTGAAATACCACGTTTTAAAGCAACGGGTAGACCTGTTTTACCGACTGCTTGAAGTAATTTGAAGTTTTGCATGTTACGCGCACCAATTTGTAAAATATCTGTGTATTTAGCCACTAATTCTAAATTCGCTTCGTCCATGACTTCTGTAATGACTTTCATATCGTATTTATCTGCTGCTTGACGAATGTATTTTAATCCTTCTTCTTCTAATCCTTGGAAAGCGTATGGAGATGTTCTTGGTTTAAAGGCCCCACCTCTTAAAATAGTTGCACCGCCATTTTTAGCAATTCTAGCACATTCCATGATTTGTTCTAACCCTTCAATCGAGCAAGGTCCTGCCATTGTGACAAAGTTTTCTTCTCCACCGATTTTTACACCATCCACGTCCACCACTGTATCAGTTGGATGAAACTCACGACTCGTTAATTTGTAAGAACTTGTGATTTTAACTGTATCTGAAACTCCGTCATAACTTCTAAAAGGCACATCAATCATTTTTTCCACATCTCCAACTAAACCAATAACAGTATGGTCTTTTCCTTCACTTAAATGGACTTCTAATCCTTCTTGCTTAATTCGATCAATCACTGCGTTCACTTGTTCTTTGGTTGCTTCTGGTTTCATTATTACGATCATTTATTTTTCCTCTTTCCTATTAAGTTCCGTTATTAAAAATTCTTCTATTTTTTTAGTGGGCATTTTTTTAGTTGTCATTAATTCAAACGCAATTGCCGCTTGATGAATTAACATGCCTAAACCATTGAAACTTACAGCACCTCTAGTTTTACTTTGTTTTAAAAATTCAGTTTCTAATGGATGATAAATTAAATCTACCACGACTTTTGATTCATCGATTGAACTCAAATCTTCGATAGGTAATTCTTGATTTTCTCCCATTCCAACTTGTGTTCCATTAACAATAATATCACTTCTTTTTAATATTTTGTTCCGATTTGTTTGGTCATGATAGTCATGAATCTCAATGTTAACACCAGTTTGTTTCTCCACGACTTTTAGTTCTGTTCTAACTTCTTCAAATGTTTCATTTTTCCTTTTAAACACATGAATCTCTTGCGCTTTTTCTATGGCAGATTGGCATATGACTGCTCTGGCAGCTCCACCTGCACCTAAAATTGAAATAATTTTATTTTCAATCTCAATGTTGCTTTCTCTTAAACTAGCAGTAAATCCCAAACCATCCGTATTATGACCGATCAAACGATTATTTTTAAGGATGACGGTATTCACAACACCTATTAATTCTGCTGAAGGAGAAACCTCATCGCAAGCTTGATATGCTTGTTTTTTATAGGGCATAGAGATATTAACACCTAACATATCTAATGCTTTAACAGATTGAATGGCTTGATTAAATGTTGCTTGATCCACTTCAAAAGCTAAATAAACAGCATCTGTATGAGTTAATTCATAGGCTTTATTATGAATACTAGGTGACAAGCTATGCTTGATTGGATTGGCGATAACACCTGCTAATTTTGTATATCCCGAAATTTTATTTTCCATTTTTTCTCCCTCCTAATTACAAATAAAAGACGATAACTCGACATAGATTGATTAAACAAATCTATAGTAGTTACCGTCTTTTGAATAAAATTATTCAACGTATAAGAAAAAGCCACTATAGATTTTAATCATCTATGTGGCTCTTTAAAGTCAATTTAAAGATCTCTAGCCCTCATAGATACAAACTGTCTTTGTTTGTATCCAAGAATATGGGTACAAACACTATCTATAATAGCTAAAGTAAAAGTTATTCAGTTGTGAGGTAAGACGGATATTATTTTTATTCATGTCATTCACTCCAACGTTTCTTTATTTAATAATTGTTCACAGTATACCCATATTTTTTTTCCTTGTCAATTTATTTTTTTAATTTTATTTTTTTTGGTATAATAACAAAAAAGGACGGTGACAACTGTGACACATAAACTAATCATTATATCTATTGATGCCTTAGGTGCTGTAGATATTGAACGACATAAAGATAAACTACCTACTTTAGCATCATTGATTGATAATGGGACTCATGTAAAAAAAATAAAGGGAATCTATCCCACGTTAACTTACCCATCACATGTCACGTTAATGACAGGCATGTACCCAATCCATCACGGAATTATTAACAATACCAAAACACAAGCAACACGGATTTCTCCAGATTGGTTCTGGTATGATAAAGAAATCAAGACACCTACTGTTTATGACATGGCAAAAAAAGAAGGCTTCAAAACAGCTGCCTTTTTATGGCCGGTAACAGCTAGTAGCGCTATTGATTATAATATTGCAGAAATTTTTCCTAATCGAATTTGGACGAATCAAGTCATGATTTCCTTAAAAGCAAGCTCGCCTCTTTTCTTACTACAAATGAATCAAAAATACGGTAAATTGAGAAAAGGCATCATGCAACCTTACTTAGATGATTTTATTACCGCTTGCGCTATTGATACGATTACTAATAAAAAACCTGATTTAACTTTGATTCATTTAGTCGATATGGATTCTATGCGTCATGCGTTCGGGGTTCAATCAGAAGAAGCGATTCACGCTTTGGAAAGACAAGACGCAAGACTCAAAAAAATTATTCAAGCGACCAAAGATAACGGTACTTTTGAAGAGACTAATTTTGTCGTTTTAGGGGATCATTATCAAATCGATGTCTCTACAATGATCAAATTAAATGCTTTGTTCGTCAAAAAAGGCTGGGCTGAAATGAAACCAGATGGTACCGTTAAAAATAATTGGCAAGTTTATGCTAAAAGTTGTGATGGGTCTACTTATATTTACACCAGTAAGTCATGCAAAATAGCTAAAGAATTAATTCGGGAGACTATTTCTCCTATAAAGGGTGTTGAAACGATTTATTCTCAACCAGAAATCAGTGAGATGGGTGCTGATCCTAACGCGACATTCATGGTTGAAGCAGAACCAGGATTTTACTTCAACGATGAAGCAAATGGCGGACTATTCGAACAAGTAACGTCTAAAGACATTGGAAAGCCAAATCGTTATTTAGGTGTTCATGGATTTCATCCGAACAAGCCTAATTACGAGACAACAGTCTGTTTTTACGGTCCTGATGTTAAGTGTGGTCATTCTGTTGAATCTGCTAACCTTATCGATGAAGCGCCAACTTTCGCTAAATTGCTTAACTTGAAGACTTTTCCTAAAAATACTGATGGGAATATTATTGAAGAAATTTTTAAATGATAGAAAAAGCAAGATTGACTTTGATCGAAGTCAATCTTGCTTTTTCATTATTTATTCCAGATTCAAAAGGTGGATTGTTTCTAATTACCTCCATTTGCTTGGTGCTATACGCCTTTTTCGTCTTTATTATTATAATGTGAGATATCACTATAAAACTCTACGTCTTGTTTCCCTTCGTCAAAAACAATCTTAGTTAAACTATTGGGAAGAACGTCTTCTAATTCATTCAGTGGTTTCCCTAATATTTCTGAAACCATTGTTTTAATCGTGATCCGATGCGAAACA
Coding sequences within it:
- a CDS encoding alkaline phosphatase family protein — encoded protein: MTHKLIIISIDALGAVDIERHKDKLPTLASLIDNGTHVKKIKGIYPTLTYPSHVTLMTGMYPIHHGIINNTKTQATRISPDWFWYDKEIKTPTVYDMAKKEGFKTAAFLWPVTASSAIDYNIAEIFPNRIWTNQVMISLKASSPLFLLQMNQKYGKLRKGIMQPYLDDFITACAIDTITNKKPDLTLIHLVDMDSMRHAFGVQSEEAIHALERQDARLKKIIQATKDNGTFEETNFVVLGDHYQIDVSTMIKLNALFVKKGWAEMKPDGTVKNNWQVYAKSCDGSTYIYTSKSCKIAKELIRETISPIKGVETIYSQPEISEMGADPNATFMVEAEPGFYFNDEANGGLFEQVTSKDIGKPNRYLGVHGFHPNKPNYETTVCFYGPDVKCGHSVESANLIDEAPTFAKLLNLKTFPKNTDGNIIEEIFK
- the aroE gene encoding shikimate dehydrogenase; translation: MENKISGYTKLAGVIANPIKHSLSPSIHNKAYELTHTDAVYLAFEVDQATFNQAIQSVKALDMLGVNISMPYKKQAYQACDEVSPSAELIGVVNTVILKNNRLIGHNTDGLGFTASLRESNIEIENKIISILGAGGAARAVICQSAIEKAQEIHVFKRKNETFEEVRTELKVVEKQTGVNIEIHDYHDQTNRNKILKRSDIIVNGTQVGMGENQELPIEDLSSIDESKVVVDLIYHPLETEFLKQSKTRGAVSFNGLGMLIHQAAIAFELMTTKKMPTKKIEEFLITELNRKEEK